The stretch of DNA ATGAGATGCTCGACGGCAATGCGGACTTTCTCCTCCTCGTGATACCCAGGCAAGGGGAGGATCTCCAGGCGGTCTTTTAGGGCCGGAGGAATTCCCACCACGGAATTCGCGGTCGCAATGAAAAGGACCTGGCGGAGATCATAATCGACCTCGAGATAATGATCAGAGAAGGATTTGTTTTGCTCGGGATCGAGGATCTCAAGGAGAGCGGCCGCAGGATTCCCACGGACATCAGCCCCCAGCTTATCGATCTCATCGAGCATCAATACGGGATTGATGGTTCCGGTGCGTCGCAGGGCCTGAATAATCCGGCCCGGCATCGATCCGACATAGGTTCGGCGATGCCCCCGGATTTCCGCCTCATCCCGGATGCCGCCAAGGCTGATGCGGGCGAACTTCCGTCCCAGAGCCGTGGCAATCGATTGCCCGAGGCTGGTCTTGCCCACACCCGGCGGGCCGATGAGGGCCAGAATGGTCGGAGGCAGACACCGTGTCTGCCGGATGACAGCGACGGCCTCGAGAATTCTCTCTTTTACCGGTTCTAGACCTTCGTGATCCTTATTTAAGATGCGCCGGGCCCTTTTCAAATCGGTGCGATCTTTGGTTTTTTTCTTCCAGGGCAAGGCAAGCAGCCAATCGATATAGGTCCGCACGACAACGCCCTCAGGTGAAAGGGGCGGCATGTGGGATAATCGATGCGCCTCCTCCAGAGCGCGGATCTGGATCGGATTCGGCAGCTCACTGCACTGAATGAGTCGAACCAAATCTTCACCAGTGCCCGGAGAGCGCTCGGAAGGAGGTCCCGCTTCGGTCAGGAGATCCCGCCTTGAATGAGGCGGCGCGAGACGGCTGATTTCCATCTTCATGCAGGATTCGAGCTGTCGCACCTGGTCCTGAAGATCGAGTGACTGCAGAATTTCCTGTCTCTTTGAAGGAGAAACGAGGAGATGGGCCGCGATAAACTCCAGAAGCTGCGCGGGGCTTCTAATCGTCCCCAATTCCTCGGTCAAGCCGGGCGAATGACGCGGTTCGAGTTTAGAATATTCTGAGAAGAGACTCCGAAGATGGACCAGGTCTCTTATGATCCCCGGCTTCTTTCCGACTTGGATATCGCCGAGCAGTTCCGCAGTGGCAAGTTGCCATCCCCCCTGATCCT from Candidatus Eisenbacteria bacterium encodes:
- a CDS encoding LON peptidase substrate-binding domain-containing protein, whose protein sequence is MVPLRDQVLFPGVTIPLYFSRPETRLALEAALQLDRRVLVTLQKDSIEDHPDPSRLHSVGTLANIIQAVDGEAPGLRVVLQGEVRARWEQAKDQGGWQLATAELLGDIQVGKKPGIIRDLVHLRSLFSEYSKLEPRHSPGLTEELGTIRSPAQLLEFIAAHLLVSPSKRQEILQSLDLQDQVRQLESCMKMEISRLAPPHSRRDLLTEAGPPSERSPGTGEDLVRLIQCSELPNPIQIRALEEAHRLSHMPPLSPEGVVVRTYIDWLLALPWKKKTKDRTDLKRARRILNKDHEGLEPVKERILEAVAVIRQTRCLPPTILALIGPPGVGKTSLGQSIATALGRKFARISLGGIRDEAEIRGHRRTYVGSMPGRIIQALRRTGTINPVLMLDEIDKLGADVRGNPAAALLEILDPEQNKSFSDHYLEVDYDLRQVLFIATANSVVGIPPALKDRLEILPLPGYHEEEKVRIAVEHLIPKMERLHGLKAGELSLHEDEIRHLIRHYTHEAGVRGAERALAHLCRRTVLRQVEGGPAGISPGVGRLRTDLGPPPFPSPGISLEGNIGRTLGLGVTSVGGEVLPVEVMVLPGRGKILVTGGAGSALKDSVRAALTCARAHGIVHPSASPMDIHVHLPRGELAKDGPSAGAAIYLALVSALRSIPAADHLALTGEITLHGRIMPVGGLREKFLAAWREGIQLVLFPADQSADVDALPAAAREALRCLPVREASQILEYGLKSQWSELADPCQHAA